From Pirellulales bacterium, a single genomic window includes:
- a CDS encoding 3-hydroxyacyl-CoA dehydrogenase, translating to MQLKDATFLVTGGGSGLGAATVRELVRAGANCIIADVNEEAGRGLAAEIGKAARFVKTDVTDEASVQAAVDEAVRSYGNLRGAVNCAGIGIAARVLGRDSVHDLSVFSRVIQINLIGTFNVIRLAAAAISQAEPLADGERGVIVNTASVAAFDGQIGQAAYSASKGGVVGMTLPIAREFAKLGIRVVTIAPGLFNTPMMAALPEEAKKSLGAQVPFPPRLGEPTEYAALVRHIAENVMLNGETIRLDGAIRMAPK from the coding sequence ATGCAACTCAAAGACGCGACGTTTCTAGTGACCGGCGGTGGATCGGGTTTGGGCGCGGCGACCGTTCGCGAATTGGTTCGCGCCGGCGCCAATTGCATCATTGCCGATGTGAACGAAGAGGCGGGCCGGGGCTTGGCTGCCGAAATCGGAAAGGCGGCTCGTTTCGTTAAGACCGACGTCACCGACGAGGCCAGCGTGCAGGCGGCCGTCGACGAGGCCGTTCGCAGCTACGGCAATCTGCGCGGCGCGGTGAATTGTGCCGGCATCGGTATCGCGGCGCGCGTGCTGGGGCGCGACAGCGTGCATGACCTGAGCGTCTTTTCGCGCGTGATCCAAATCAATTTGATCGGCACTTTCAACGTGATTCGTTTGGCTGCCGCGGCAATTTCACAGGCTGAGCCGCTGGCCGATGGTGAGCGCGGCGTAATCGTCAACACGGCCAGCGTCGCCGCGTTCGACGGGCAGATCGGCCAGGCGGCTTACTCGGCATCAAAAGGGGGCGTCGTGGGCATGACGCTGCCGATCGCGCGCGAGTTCGCCAAGCTGGGCATTCGCGTCGTCACGATCGCGCCAGGCCTATTCAACACGCCGATGATGGCCGCCTTGCCTGAGGAAGCCAAGAAATCGCTTGGCGCGCAAGTCCCCTTTCCGCCCCGCTTGGGCGAGCCTACCGAGTACGCGGCACTGGTGCGTCACATCGCCGAGAACGTGATGCTCAACGGCGAAACCATCCGCCTCGACGGCGCCATCCGCATGGCACCCAAATAA
- a CDS encoding peptidylprolyl isomerase, whose product MALRTMTGRIGLCAALVAFGLAPDAALAQAERVRDELLAVAALPSPGIVVATVDDKPIDSAEVNRLVKQTLRGRPASKAALSALEAQALETVISRRLINNFLDKQKVTASESEIDKVLAERQKSLRKSDGDLADIRGQMGLTEATYRDEIKWEVRWTKFLRKAITDDTLEKYFEAHRKEYDDTELRVSHIVLRPDGDLDPEEIDRLTAQAERIRNEIVGEIITFEAAAKKYSSGPSRQKDGDLGFITRNGIMPEEFSKAAFALDKGAISTPVTTHLGVHLITCTDIKPGDKTWRDVRREIQPAVTQEVFKQLSASLRGSAKIEYTGAIAHLNPENGELVKSTTEADEAKAAIDKAGK is encoded by the coding sequence ATGGCATTGAGAACGATGACGGGAAGAATCGGACTGTGTGCGGCATTGGTCGCCTTCGGACTGGCGCCGGACGCGGCGCTCGCCCAGGCTGAACGGGTGCGCGACGAATTGCTGGCCGTGGCGGCGCTGCCGTCGCCGGGAATCGTCGTGGCGACCGTCGATGACAAACCGATTGATAGCGCCGAGGTGAATCGGCTGGTGAAGCAAACGCTGCGCGGCCGCCCGGCCAGCAAGGCGGCGCTCTCGGCGCTCGAAGCCCAGGCATTGGAAACCGTGATCAGCCGCCGACTGATTAATAACTTCCTCGACAAGCAGAAGGTCACGGCTTCGGAATCAGAAATCGACAAGGTGCTGGCCGAGCGGCAGAAATCGCTCCGCAAATCCGACGGCGATCTGGCCGACATTCGCGGGCAGATGGGTTTGACCGAGGCGACCTACCGCGACGAGATCAAGTGGGAAGTGCGGTGGACAAAATTCCTGCGGAAGGCCATCACTGACGACACGTTGGAGAAGTACTTCGAAGCGCATCGCAAGGAATATGACGATACCGAGCTGCGCGTTTCGCACATCGTGCTGCGCCCGGACGGCGATCTCGATCCCGAGGAAATCGACCGGCTCACGGCGCAGGCCGAGCGAATTCGCAACGAAATCGTCGGCGAGATTATCACCTTCGAGGCGGCTGCCAAAAAATACTCGAGCGGCCCGAGCCGGCAGAAGGATGGCGATCTCGGTTTCATCACCCGCAATGGGATCATGCCCGAGGAGTTTTCGAAAGCCGCGTTTGCACTCGACAAGGGAGCCATCAGCACTCCCGTCACAACTCACCTGGGAGTGCATCTGATCACTTGCACGGATATCAAGCCGGGCGATAAGACCTGGCGCGATGTGCGGCGTGAAATTCAGCCCGCCGTCACGCAAGAGGTCTTCAAGCAGCTCTCGGCCTCGCTGCGTGGGTCGGCGAAAATCGAATACACTGGCGCCATCGCGCACTTGAATCCGGAGAATGGCGAGCTGGTGAAATCAACTACGGAAGCCGACGAAGCAAAGGCCGCGATCGACAAGGCCGGCAAGTAG
- a CDS encoding deoxyribonuclease IV gives MAILGSHTSIAGGLHRAVERAHAVGCDCVQIFTGPPRQFPTPQIAVRSGKSLTKNNNQWRAKPITDDDVQRFRGALSELKIKHPIAHDSYLINLASPDDMLWQKSIDAFVEELRRAHLLGIPYVVTHPGASTTSDDVTGLQRIVKALDEVHAQTRDLTSQCLLENTAGQGSCLGWKFEHLATIIDGVKDPDRLGVCIDTCHTLAAGYPLGTKEDYQATMKALDQTVGVKLVKAFHLNDSKRELGSRVDRHAAIGEGHLGLEPFRFLLNDNRFRRVPMYLETPKGLVDGVELDVINLGRLRDLIEK, from the coding sequence TTGGCCATCCTTGGTTCGCATACTTCGATCGCTGGGGGTCTGCATCGCGCTGTCGAGCGAGCACACGCAGTCGGCTGCGACTGCGTGCAAATATTTACCGGCCCCCCACGTCAATTCCCAACGCCGCAAATAGCCGTCCGATCTGGTAAGTCCTTGACGAAGAACAACAATCAGTGGCGGGCCAAGCCGATTACCGATGATGACGTGCAACGGTTTCGCGGGGCGCTCAGTGAGCTGAAGATCAAGCATCCCATCGCGCATGATTCGTACTTGATCAATCTGGCCAGCCCGGACGATATGCTCTGGCAGAAGTCGATCGATGCGTTCGTCGAGGAACTACGGCGGGCTCACCTGCTGGGCATTCCGTATGTAGTCACGCATCCCGGCGCTTCGACCACTTCGGACGACGTGACCGGGCTGCAGCGCATCGTGAAAGCTCTCGATGAAGTCCACGCGCAAACGCGCGACCTCACGAGCCAGTGTTTGCTCGAAAATACCGCCGGCCAGGGATCCTGCCTGGGCTGGAAATTCGAGCATCTGGCCACGATCATCGACGGCGTCAAGGATCCTGACCGGCTGGGCGTGTGCATCGACACTTGCCACACGCTGGCCGCGGGCTATCCGCTGGGAACGAAAGAAGACTATCAGGCCACGATGAAAGCGCTCGACCAAACGGTCGGCGTCAAACTAGTAAAGGCCTTTCACCTCAACGACAGCAAACGCGAACTGGGCTCGCGGGTCGACCGACATGCCGCGATCGGCGAGGGGCACCTGGGGCTCGAGCCATTCCGCTTCTTGCTGAACGACAACCGCTTTCGCCGCGTGCCGATGTACCTCGAGACGCCCAAGGGGCTGGTCGACGGTGTCGAGCTGGACGTGATCAACCTGGGGCGGTTGCGTGATTTGATCGAGAAGTGA
- the tsaB gene encoding tRNA (adenosine(37)-N6)-threonylcarbamoyltransferase complex dimerization subunit type 1 TsaB produces MAIETSGTTGSVAVFDGGQLLEARALDPSGRSARTLAPALSAILKHVGWSPRQVQFVAVGIGPGSFTGLRLGVMTAKAFAYGAGAKVLGIGTPESIAARVTDLQIQVAVAIDAQRGEVYSGRFTIDVTGAVQRAGEIEIITTERWLASLDESVLATGPALVKLAERLTPAMRVAPREQWLPDAASVGRLAALRAARGESDDLWSMAPCYLRRSAAEEKWESRAT; encoded by the coding sequence GTGGCGATCGAAACCAGCGGTACTACCGGCAGCGTGGCCGTGTTCGACGGCGGACAATTGCTCGAAGCACGGGCACTCGACCCGTCCGGCCGTAGCGCTCGCACCTTGGCCCCGGCCCTGTCGGCGATTTTGAAGCACGTTGGCTGGTCCCCCCGGCAGGTGCAATTCGTGGCCGTAGGGATCGGGCCTGGCTCCTTCACCGGCCTGCGGTTGGGCGTGATGACGGCCAAGGCCTTCGCCTACGGCGCAGGCGCAAAGGTTCTAGGTATCGGCACGCCCGAAAGCATTGCCGCGCGCGTGACGGATCTCCAAATACAAGTCGCCGTGGCAATCGACGCGCAGCGCGGCGAGGTCTACAGCGGCCGATTCACGATCGATGTCACGGGCGCCGTGCAGCGCGCCGGAGAGATTGAAATCATCACGACCGAGCGTTGGCTGGCATCGCTCGACGAAAGCGTGCTCGCCACGGGACCAGCACTGGTGAAGCTGGCCGAACGCCTCACCCCTGCGATGCGTGTCGCACCACGCGAACAATGGCTCCCCGACGCAGCCTCGGTCGGACGCCTGGCGGCACTGCGTGCCGCGCGCGGCGAGAGCGACGACCTATGGTCAATGGCCCCCTGTTACTTACGGCGCAGCGCCGCCGAAGAGAAATGGGAAAGCCGCGCGACGTGA
- a CDS encoding thiolase family protein, producing MPQPVIIDAVRTPFGRKGGAFREIRPDVLLSLALRGLTDRTGVDPAKIEDVVTGCVTQAGEQGANVGRLGVLLAGFPVEVPAVSLNRMCGSAQQAIHFAAQAIGAGDAAYTIGAGVEHMTRAPMFSDVGTLDKLNPLLFERFDLIHQGESAERMADKYKLSRQDVDAFSMESHRRAAVAAKEHRNKEILPTDGIDGAGNKITLTRDEGIREVIDAAKIAALPTVFRPDGGGVVTAANSSQVSDGAAAVLVADREVALTDGLKPRARFLARVAVGDDPTLQLAGVIPATVKALKRAGLTINDIDWFEINEAFASVVLGWAKELKPKMERVNPWGGAIAHGHPLGATGAGLMAKMLTGLEATGGRLGLQTMCIGHGMATATIIERL from the coding sequence ATGCCTCAACCAGTTATTATCGACGCCGTGCGCACCCCGTTCGGTCGCAAAGGGGGCGCGTTTCGTGAGATTCGTCCCGATGTGCTGCTGTCGTTGGCCTTGCGTGGGCTGACCGATCGCACCGGTGTCGACCCTGCGAAAATCGAAGACGTCGTGACCGGCTGCGTAACGCAAGCCGGCGAACAAGGTGCGAACGTCGGTCGCTTGGGTGTGCTGTTGGCCGGCTTCCCGGTCGAAGTGCCGGCCGTGTCATTGAACCGGATGTGTGGATCGGCGCAGCAGGCCATTCATTTCGCCGCCCAGGCCATCGGCGCAGGCGATGCCGCCTACACGATCGGCGCCGGGGTCGAACACATGACTCGGGCTCCCATGTTCAGCGACGTCGGCACACTCGATAAGTTGAATCCGCTGTTGTTCGAGCGCTTCGACCTGATCCATCAAGGTGAAAGTGCCGAACGCATGGCGGACAAGTACAAGCTCTCGCGCCAGGACGTCGATGCTTTCTCGATGGAAAGTCATCGCCGTGCCGCCGTGGCCGCCAAGGAACACCGCAACAAGGAAATCCTGCCAACCGACGGCATCGACGGCGCAGGCAACAAGATCACTCTCACGCGCGATGAGGGAATTCGCGAAGTGATCGATGCTGCGAAGATCGCCGCGCTGCCTACAGTGTTTCGCCCGGATGGGGGCGGCGTGGTCACGGCCGCCAACAGCAGCCAGGTTTCCGACGGTGCCGCGGCCGTGCTCGTGGCCGATCGCGAAGTGGCCCTGACCGACGGACTAAAGCCGCGGGCCCGCTTCCTGGCCCGCGTCGCCGTGGGAGATGATCCCACGTTGCAACTGGCCGGCGTCATTCCCGCTACGGTCAAAGCGCTGAAGCGAGCGGGGCTGACGATCAACGACATCGACTGGTTCGAAATCAACGAAGCGTTCGCATCGGTCGTCCTCGGCTGGGCCAAGGAATTGAAGCCGAAGATGGAACGCGTCAATCCGTGGGGAGGCGCAATCGCACACGGGCATCCGTTGGGTGCCACCGGTGCCGGACTGATGGCCAAGATGCTCACTGGCCTAGAAGCCACCGGCGGACGCTTGGGCCTGCAAACCATGTGCATCGGCCACGGCATGGCCACGGCCACGATCATTGAACGACTGTGA
- a CDS encoding long-chain fatty acid--CoA ligase encodes MLNGLIMDYQLTIPTMLRRAEQMYYDRQVVSRLPNKNRHCYTYADMIERTKRLSLALKRLGVENGDRVGTFSWNHYQHLEAYFGIPSCGGVLHTLNLRLHPNDLTYIAGHAGDKIVLVDDVLWPLFEKFKDQVPFEHIVVIPTAGAPLPAGVLNYEELLAAEDPAKFEYPDLDERQAAAMCYTSGTTGKPKGVLASHRAIVLHSVVNGLADTQGVCERDVVQAVVPMFHANAWGLPFACMMVGAKQVFPGPHLDPRSLLEQVEAERVTLTAGVPTIWLGILQILDDNPKAFDLTSLRAMVVGGSAAPPSMIQGFQERHNLNIVHAWGMTELCPMGTIANLPARMEEKCVKEKYAFRSKQGRPVPLVEVRGRNENGLIPRDGQTMGELEVRGPWIASSYYECPEGAASFTDDGWFRTGDIVAIFPDGSIQLQDRAKDVIKSGGEWISSVALENALMGHPAVAEAAVVPVEHPKWAERPLAVVVLKPNKQASPEELIAFLAPSFAKWWLPENVEFVAEIPRTSAGKFLKSALREQFRDYYKTNGAAAAAGEKQQASA; translated from the coding sequence ATGCTGAACGGCTTGATCATGGACTACCAGTTGACGATCCCCACCATGCTGCGCCGGGCGGAGCAGATGTATTACGATCGGCAGGTCGTATCGCGGCTGCCGAACAAGAATCGACATTGCTATACGTACGCCGACATGATCGAACGCACCAAGCGCTTGTCGCTCGCGCTCAAGCGTTTGGGTGTGGAGAACGGCGATCGCGTCGGCACGTTCTCTTGGAACCATTATCAGCATCTGGAAGCCTATTTCGGCATTCCCTCGTGCGGGGGCGTCCTGCACACGCTCAACCTCCGATTGCACCCCAACGACCTGACGTACATCGCCGGGCATGCGGGAGACAAGATCGTACTGGTCGACGATGTGCTGTGGCCCCTGTTCGAGAAATTCAAGGACCAGGTGCCATTCGAGCACATCGTCGTGATTCCCACGGCCGGCGCCCCGTTGCCGGCAGGTGTACTGAATTACGAAGAATTGCTAGCAGCCGAGGATCCGGCGAAGTTCGAGTATCCGGATCTCGACGAGCGGCAAGCCGCCGCCATGTGCTACACCTCGGGCACGACCGGCAAGCCCAAGGGCGTGCTAGCCTCGCATCGCGCCATCGTGCTGCATTCGGTCGTTAACGGATTGGCCGACACGCAGGGCGTGTGCGAACGTGACGTGGTGCAGGCCGTGGTGCCGATGTTCCACGCCAACGCCTGGGGGCTGCCGTTCGCCTGCATGATGGTCGGCGCGAAGCAGGTCTTCCCCGGACCGCACCTCGATCCGCGTAGCTTGCTCGAACAAGTCGAAGCCGAGCGCGTCACGCTGACCGCCGGCGTGCCGACGATCTGGCTCGGCATCCTGCAAATCCTTGACGATAATCCGAAGGCCTTCGATCTGACGTCGCTGCGGGCGATGGTGGTGGGGGGATCGGCCGCGCCGCCGAGCATGATTCAGGGCTTCCAAGAACGGCATAACTTGAACATTGTTCACGCCTGGGGCATGACCGAGCTTTGCCCCATGGGAACGATCGCCAATTTGCCGGCGCGCATGGAAGAGAAGTGCGTGAAGGAGAAGTACGCCTTCCGCTCGAAGCAGGGGCGCCCGGTGCCGCTGGTCGAAGTGCGCGGCCGCAACGAAAACGGTCTGATCCCGCGCGATGGGCAAACGATGGGCGAGTTGGAAGTACGCGGGCCCTGGATTGCCAGCAGCTATTACGAATGCCCTGAGGGGGCCGCCTCGTTCACCGATGACGGTTGGTTCCGGACCGGCGACATCGTGGCTATCTTTCCCGATGGCAGCATTCAATTGCAGGACCGAGCGAAAGACGTGATCAAGTCGGGCGGTGAGTGGATCAGCTCCGTGGCGCTCGAGAATGCCCTGATGGGGCATCCGGCCGTGGCCGAAGCGGCCGTCGTGCCGGTCGAGCATCCGAAGTGGGCCGAGCGGCCCTTGGCCGTGGTCGTACTGAAGCCGAACAAGCAGGCGAGTCCCGAGGAGCTAATCGCGTTCCTGGCGCCGAGCTTTGCCAAATGGTGGTTGCCCGAAAATGTCGAGTTCGTGGCCGAGATCCCGCGCACCTCGGCCGGCAAGTTCCTGAAGTCGGCCCTGCGCGAGCAATTTCGCGACTATTACAAGACAAACGGTGCGGCAGCCGCGGCGGGCGAAAAGCAGCAAGCATCGGCGTAA
- a CDS encoding metallophosphoesterase family protein codes for MKRALISDIHSNLEALEAVLADIRRQGIEEIYCLGDIIGYGPNPRECIDLVMKVNVCILGNHDQGALFDPEGFNSGAERAIFWTREQLEKPLGTPADNAKRWDFLGELPRNRRENGFLFVHGSARNPLNEYVFPEDIYNQRKMEKIFSLIEHHCFQGHTHVPGVFTQSLNFLSPDEIGYQHQLGPDKTMINVGSVGQPRDGDSRACYVVIEDNLVTFRRVEYPIEKTIAKIYETPELDNFLGDRLRDGR; via the coding sequence GTGAAGCGTGCCCTGATCAGCGACATTCACAGCAACCTCGAAGCCCTCGAGGCTGTGCTGGCCGATATTCGACGCCAAGGCATCGAGGAAATCTACTGCCTGGGGGACATTATCGGCTATGGTCCGAATCCCCGCGAATGCATCGACCTGGTGATGAAGGTCAACGTTTGCATTCTGGGGAATCACGACCAGGGGGCCTTGTTCGACCCCGAAGGGTTCAACTCTGGCGCCGAGCGGGCGATCTTTTGGACCCGCGAGCAACTTGAGAAACCGCTGGGGACGCCAGCCGACAATGCCAAGCGCTGGGACTTCCTGGGCGAGTTGCCACGCAACCGTCGCGAAAACGGATTTTTGTTCGTACACGGGTCGGCCCGAAATCCGCTGAATGAATATGTCTTCCCCGAGGACATCTATAACCAGCGGAAGATGGAAAAGATCTTCTCTTTGATCGAGCACCATTGCTTTCAGGGACACACGCATGTCCCGGGTGTGTTCACGCAAAGTTTGAATTTTCTCAGCCCTGATGAGATTGGTTACCAGCATCAGCTCGGCCCGGACAAGACGATGATCAACGTTGGTTCGGTCGGGCAGCCGCGCGACGGCGATTCGCGCGCGTGCTACGTGGTCATCGAAGACAATCTGGTGACGTTCCGGCGCGTCGAATACCCGATCGAAAAAACGATCGCGAAAATTTACGAGACGCCGGAGCTCGATAACTTCCTGGGCGATCGCCTGCGCGATGGTCGATAG
- a CDS encoding RraA family protein, giving the protein MAITAVTLDKLRQFDTPTICNVIELFDVIPRNRGYMDGRIKSCFPELPPMVGFACTTAFRSDAAPTGGDAYGSMEKQLETFADLPGPAVVVFQDLDDHAVAATFGEIMCSTYQAYGSVGLITSGAGRDLDQVRAIRYPVFTGGTICSHGYCHMLHIGVPVRVGGLMVSQGDLLHGDTNGVTSIPTKIAAAVADLSAEFVAAEKIILDYLRSTGAKTVAGYTAARQEYGAVITKLTEKAKANR; this is encoded by the coding sequence ATGGCCATTACCGCTGTAACGCTCGACAAGCTCCGCCAGTTCGATACACCCACGATTTGCAACGTCATTGAATTGTTCGATGTGATCCCGCGCAACCGCGGTTATATGGACGGGCGGATCAAGTCCTGCTTCCCCGAGCTGCCGCCGATGGTTGGCTTTGCCTGCACGACCGCCTTCCGTAGCGATGCGGCGCCGACCGGTGGCGACGCCTACGGTTCGATGGAAAAGCAACTGGAAACATTTGCAGACCTGCCCGGCCCGGCCGTGGTCGTCTTTCAAGACCTGGACGATCACGCCGTGGCAGCCACGTTCGGCGAGATCATGTGCTCGACCTATCAGGCTTACGGCTCAGTGGGCTTGATCACCAGCGGGGCCGGCCGCGACCTGGACCAGGTCCGTGCGATTCGCTACCCGGTCTTCACCGGCGGCACGATCTGCTCGCACGGCTACTGCCACATGCTGCACATCGGCGTGCCGGTGCGCGTGGGGGGGCTGATGGTTTCGCAAGGCGACTTGCTGCACGGCGATACCAACGGCGTGACGAGCATTCCCACGAAGATCGCCGCGGCCGTGGCCGATCTTTCGGCCGAGTTCGTGGCCGCCGAGAAAATCATTCTTGATTATCTTCGCTCGACCGGTGCAAAAACCGTGGCCGGCTACACCGCCGCGCGCCAGGAATACGGCGCCGTGATCACAAAGCTGACCGAAAAGGCCAAGGCTAACCGGTAA
- a CDS encoding transposase, producing the protein MSHEKASPKGWYRRGVQHPPHFDGGAFPQFVTFRLQGTLPQEKLIAWRERLYNGLLSAEEFHSRIESYLDAGAGECWLRDERVASVVQESLQFFDNVRYIIHGWVVMPNHVHLLFTPMSGHSLAKIVGAWKSYSAKQANAVLGRSGAFWQDDYFDRYIRDLDHFEATLWYIAHNPVAAGLCGSSECWQFSHAGAH; encoded by the coding sequence ATGTCGCACGAGAAGGCGTCACCCAAGGGCTGGTATCGCCGCGGCGTACAGCATCCGCCGCATTTCGACGGCGGTGCGTTTCCGCAGTTTGTTACCTTTCGGCTGCAGGGAACCTTGCCGCAGGAGAAGCTGATCGCTTGGCGCGAACGATTGTACAACGGACTGCTATCCGCGGAAGAATTTCACAGCCGCATCGAGTCCTATCTCGACGCAGGCGCCGGCGAATGTTGGTTGCGTGACGAACGAGTTGCATCGGTCGTGCAAGAGTCGCTGCAATTCTTCGACAACGTCCGCTATATCATCCATGGTTGGGTCGTGATGCCCAACCATGTGCATTTACTATTCACACCGATGAGCGGCCACTCGCTGGCAAAAATCGTGGGAGCGTGGAAGTCGTACTCGGCGAAACAGGCAAACGCGGTTTTGGGCCGCTCGGGAGCCTTTTGGCAGGACGACTATTTTGACCGCTACATTCGAGACCTCGATCATTTTGAAGCGACGCTGTGGTACATCGCGCACAATCCAGTCGCCGCCGGCCTTTGTGGATCAAGCGAATGTTGGCAATTCAGTCACGCAGGCGCGCATTGA
- the phnD gene encoding phosphate/phosphite/phosphonate ABC transporter substrate-binding protein gives MPSFDPSQAAPGFSIKRVTIVLLPVFVAALAFLAYKYRAYESDAQAQGERMLLGTLGLAKPTKNRLNDRFRDANADLVADAPNDPAQCVSPDTLYFSYVGGDDADRQHAAWQEFVAALASNTGKKVEYLDLASIKEQLDALREGRLHIAGVNTGNVPAAVNQCGFVPVFTLGDAKGTFGYTVKIIVPTGSPIKSVTDLRGKRLALTEPGSNSGYKAPLVLLMNDFDLLPQRDFEWAFTYGHDASIQGIASGKYQAAPTASDMLARATSRGEIDDSKYRVIYESERFPPASLGYVHNLAPELAEKVTRTFKDFNWSGTGLEREFAPSGVTSFVPVRYKDDWALVRRIDDAMGTTYVTP, from the coding sequence ATGCCCAGTTTCGATCCTTCTCAAGCGGCGCCCGGGTTCTCGATCAAACGCGTAACGATCGTGCTGCTCCCTGTGTTTGTCGCCGCCCTTGCGTTCCTCGCCTACAAGTATCGGGCCTACGAATCGGACGCCCAGGCCCAAGGGGAGCGCATGCTGCTGGGAACGCTGGGACTCGCCAAGCCCACCAAGAACCGGCTGAACGATCGCTTCCGAGATGCGAATGCTGATCTGGTCGCCGACGCGCCGAATGATCCCGCCCAGTGCGTCTCGCCTGACACGCTCTATTTTTCTTATGTCGGTGGCGACGATGCCGACCGGCAGCACGCGGCCTGGCAAGAATTTGTCGCGGCGCTCGCTTCGAACACCGGTAAGAAGGTCGAGTACCTGGATCTCGCTTCGATCAAGGAACAGTTGGACGCGCTGCGCGAGGGACGCTTGCACATCGCGGGCGTCAACACAGGTAACGTGCCGGCGGCCGTCAATCAGTGCGGTTTCGTGCCGGTCTTCACGCTGGGTGACGCCAAGGGGACGTTTGGCTACACGGTGAAAATCATCGTCCCGACCGGGAGCCCGATCAAAAGCGTGACCGACCTGCGTGGCAAGCGGTTGGCCCTGACAGAGCCCGGAAGCAACTCCGGTTACAAGGCGCCGCTGGTGCTGTTGATGAACGACTTTGACTTGTTGCCGCAGCGCGACTTCGAGTGGGCGTTCACCTACGGACACGACGCGTCAATCCAGGGAATTGCCAGCGGCAAATATCAGGCGGCTCCCACGGCCAGCGACATGCTGGCCCGGGCCACATCACGCGGCGAAATCGATGATTCGAAATATCGCGTGATCTACGAGTCGGAACGATTCCCGCCGGCTTCGCTCGGTTACGTCCATAACCTGGCCCCAGAACTCGCCGAAAAAGTGACGCGAACGTTCAAAGACTTCAACTGGTCTGGTACCGGACTCGAACGAGAATTTGCGCCATCAGGGGTCACATCGTTCGTGCCCGTGCGCTACAAGGACGACTGGGCCCTTGTGCGCCGCATCGATGATGCAATGGGCACGACGTACGTCACACCGTAG